The following proteins are encoded in a genomic region of Neisseria perflava:
- a CDS encoding NAD(P)-binding protein, which yields MLTRRQFLSYTAALGAASAFSWQTYKYFNRKPSVSINRVGLPLGHLLRDRKLLQAPARRYECNTLILGGGAAGLGALWYLAKHNHRDVLLAEGFERNGNNAAYTSSDGLKAPSGAHYLALPSKESVYVREMLADFGILQSDGSFRETDLVYAPESRLLYQDKWVEHLLPKEDADSKRFFDLIGRLKQAYGNDGKKIFAIPIALSSVDETWRKLDDLTFKQWLEQEGYHSPELLWYLDYCCRDDYGQGIGQVSAFAGLHYFAARNSAETVLTWPEGLAHLSANLRRHAGLQEGWQWPSENRIRLEKPASVNASAVKVKPLSDGRIEVWLRDNAKEETVAVTAQHVISAMPLMVAARIIESPEQFGLDIPEYAPWLVSNFELHSFPKEKNNSELAWDNVVYGSQGLGYVVATNQFIRVARPERTIFTAYAALNHDTPQAVRRQLLEASDEELLQLAAQDLLTAYGEGFWRHVSHVDITVRGHGMSVPKPGYLSDEALLKIRNRNAGLLFAHSDLSSYSVFEEALYWGVEAARKVLA from the coding sequence ATGCTAACCCGCCGTCAATTTCTCAGCTATACCGCCGCGCTTGGCGCTGCTTCTGCTTTTTCTTGGCAGACTTACAAATACTTCAACCGCAAACCGTCGGTTTCTATTAACCGTGTCGGCTTGCCGCTGGGGCATTTGTTGCGCGATCGAAAATTGTTGCAAGCGCCGGCTCGTCGTTATGAGTGCAATACGTTGATACTCGGCGGCGGTGCGGCTGGGTTGGGGGCGTTGTGGTATTTGGCGAAGCATAATCACCGCGATGTATTGTTGGCAGAAGGGTTTGAACGCAATGGCAACAATGCCGCCTATACGTCTTCAGACGGCCTGAAAGCGCCGAGTGGTGCGCATTATTTGGCTTTGCCGTCGAAAGAAAGCGTGTATGTGCGCGAGATGCTGGCGGATTTCGGTATTTTGCAGTCAGACGGCAGCTTTAGGGAAACCGATTTGGTCTATGCGCCCGAATCGCGCCTCTTATATCAGGATAAATGGGTGGAACATTTATTGCCGAAAGAAGATGCGGATTCCAAACGGTTTTTTGATTTGATAGGCCGTCTGAAACAGGCTTACGGCAATGACGGTAAGAAAATTTTTGCCATTCCGATTGCGCTGTCATCGGTAGATGAGACATGGCGCAAACTTGATGATTTAACGTTCAAACAATGGCTTGAGCAAGAAGGTTACCACTCGCCCGAGCTTTTATGGTATCTCGATTATTGTTGCCGCGACGATTATGGACAAGGTATCGGGCAAGTGTCTGCCTTTGCCGGACTGCATTATTTTGCCGCCCGCAACAGCGCGGAAACCGTCCTTACCTGGCCCGAAGGTTTGGCACATCTTTCTGCAAACCTGCGCCGTCATGCCGGTTTGCAGGAAGGCTGGCAATGGCCGTCTGAAAACCGTATCCGTTTGGAGAAACCTGCTTCGGTTAATGCTTCTGCCGTCAAAGTCAAACCGCTTTCAGACGGCCGGATTGAAGTGTGGCTGCGTGATAATGCAAAAGAGGAAACCGTTGCCGTCACCGCGCAACACGTTATCTCCGCCATGCCGCTGATGGTTGCCGCCCGCATTATTGAATCTCCTGAACAATTTGGTCTGGACATCCCCGAATACGCGCCATGGCTGGTTTCTAATTTTGAACTGCACAGTTTTCCGAAAGAAAAAAACAACAGCGAACTTGCGTGGGACAACGTGGTTTACGGCAGCCAAGGGCTAGGCTATGTTGTTGCGACCAACCAGTTTATTCGGGTTGCCCGTCCTGAACGCACGATTTTTACCGCCTACGCCGCGCTCAACCACGATACGCCACAAGCCGTCCGCCGCCAGCTACTTGAAGCAAGTGACGAAGAGTTGCTCCAGCTTGCCGCCCAAGATCTGCTTACCGCTTACGGCGAAGGCTTTTGGCGGCACGTTTCCCATGTTGACATTACCGTTCGCGGGCATGGCATGAGCGTGCCGAAGCCCGGCTATTTAAGCGATGAGGCTTTATTAAAAATCAGAAACCGAAATGCTGGATTATTGTTTGCACACAGTGATTTAAGCAGCTATTCGGTATTTGAAGAGGCTTTGTATTGGGGTGTGGAAGCGGCACGGAAAGTGTTGGCTTAA
- the pgl gene encoding 6-phosphogluconolactonase yields MFVWHEQENAATAAQALADAVATALQAALNEKGHAVLAVSGGRSPIAFFEALSQKDLNWQNVGITLVDERIVPTTHADSNTGLVREYLLKNNAAVATWIPVVEDGKSETELQPEVVVAYALKHYKQPDVLVLGMGSDGHTASLFPQAPQLQAAINEANDPTLIHTTPVTAPHERVSMTLGAIAKTPNVFLAIQGAEKKAVFDKAAARTDTEYPTSLILNHQGINCHVYYAH; encoded by the coding sequence ATGTTTGTTTGGCACGAACAAGAAAACGCTGCAACTGCCGCGCAGGCTCTCGCCGATGCCGTTGCCACTGCATTGCAGGCCGCGCTGAATGAGAAAGGCCATGCGGTTTTGGCCGTTTCCGGCGGTCGTTCGCCGATCGCGTTTTTCGAGGCTTTGTCGCAAAAAGATTTAAATTGGCAAAACGTCGGCATTACTTTGGTGGACGAGCGTATTGTCCCGACCACGCATGCCGACAGCAATACAGGCTTGGTACGCGAATATCTGCTCAAAAATAACGCGGCCGTTGCCACATGGATTCCTGTTGTTGAAGACGGAAAGTCTGAAACTGAATTACAACCTGAAGTTGTTGTTGCTTATGCATTGAAACATTACAAGCAACCTGACGTGCTGGTGTTGGGCATGGGTTCAGACGGGCATACTGCGTCGTTGTTCCCTCAAGCGCCTCAATTACAGGCAGCAATCAATGAAGCCAATGACCCGACATTGATTCATACTACGCCGGTTACCGCGCCGCATGAGCGTGTGAGCATGACTTTGGGTGCGATTGCCAAGACGCCGAATGTATTTTTGGCCATTCAAGGCGCAGAGAAAAAAGCGGTATTCGACAAGGCAGCAGCAAGGACCGACACCGAATATCCGACCAGTCTGATTCTCAATCACCAAGGAATTAACTGCCATGTCTACTATGCACACTGA
- the edd gene encoding phosphogluconate dehydratase produces MNPTPIHPKLAEITERIIERSRPTREKYLAKIRSAKQMGRLERNQLGCSNLAHGYASMPKSIKIEMLQETVPNLGIITAYNDMVSAHQPFKDFPDQIKDEAQKNGATAQVAGGTPAMCDGITQGYAGMELSLFSRDVIAMSTAIGLSHQMFDGGLFMGVCDKIVPGLMIGALSFGHIPGIFVPAGPMSSGIGNKEKARTRQLFAEGKVGRDALLESEMGSYHSPGTCTFYGTANSNQMMMEMMGVHLPAAAFVHPYTDLREALTRYAAGHLARGIKNGTIKPLGEMLTEKSFINALIGLMATGGSTNHTMHLVAMARAAGVILNWDDFDEISSIIPLLIRVYPNGKADVNHFTAAGGLPFVIRELLDAGLLHDDVDTVVGHGMRHYTKEPFLIDGKLEWREAPETSGNDDILRKADNPFSPDGGLRLMKGNIGRGVIKVSAVREGCRIIEAPAIVFNDQREVLAAFERGELERDFVCVVRYQGPRANGMPELHKLTPPLGILQDRGFKVALLTDGRMSGASGKVPASIHMTPEALMGGNIAKIRTGDLIRFDSVTGELNVLINEAEWNAREVERIDLSANQQGCGRELFANFRSMTSSAETGAMSFGGEFA; encoded by the coding sequence ATGAACCCCACTCCTATTCACCCGAAACTCGCCGAAATTACCGAGCGCATCATCGAGCGCAGCCGCCCGACGCGTGAAAAGTATCTGGCGAAAATCCGCAGCGCCAAACAGATGGGACGCTTAGAGCGCAACCAGCTCGGCTGCAGCAACTTGGCACACGGCTATGCCTCCATGCCTAAGAGCATCAAAATCGAAATGCTTCAGGAAACCGTCCCCAACTTAGGCATCATCACTGCCTACAATGACATGGTTTCCGCACACCAGCCGTTTAAAGACTTCCCTGACCAAATCAAAGACGAAGCGCAGAAAAACGGCGCGACCGCCCAAGTCGCCGGCGGCACACCCGCCATGTGCGACGGCATCACGCAAGGCTACGCCGGTATGGAATTGTCGCTGTTTTCCCGCGACGTGATTGCCATGAGTACCGCCATCGGTCTGTCACACCAAATGTTTGACGGCGGCCTGTTTATGGGCGTATGCGACAAAATCGTACCGGGTTTGATGATTGGCGCTTTGTCTTTCGGCCATATTCCGGGCATCTTCGTTCCGGCAGGCCCGATGTCCAGCGGTATCGGCAATAAAGAAAAAGCCCGTACCCGCCAACTTTTCGCCGAAGGCAAAGTCGGTCGCGATGCCTTGCTTGAAAGCGAAATGGGTTCTTACCACAGCCCGGGTACTTGTACCTTCTACGGTACCGCCAACTCCAACCAAATGATGATGGAAATGATGGGCGTACACCTGCCTGCTGCCGCCTTCGTCCATCCCTATACCGACCTGCGTGAAGCTCTGACCCGCTACGCAGCCGGACACCTCGCACGCGGCATCAAAAACGGCACCATCAAACCATTGGGCGAAATGTTGACCGAAAAATCCTTCATCAACGCCCTGATCGGCCTGATGGCAACCGGCGGCTCAACCAACCACACCATGCACCTCGTTGCTATGGCGCGTGCCGCAGGCGTGATTTTGAACTGGGACGACTTCGACGAAATTTCTTCCATCATCCCATTGCTGATCCGTGTGTATCCAAACGGCAAAGCCGACGTGAACCACTTTACCGCTGCCGGCGGCCTGCCTTTCGTCATCCGCGAATTGCTGGACGCAGGCCTGTTGCACGACGATGTCGATACCGTCGTCGGACACGGTATGCGCCACTACACTAAAGAGCCTTTCCTCATCGACGGCAAACTCGAATGGCGAGAAGCCCCCGAAACCAGCGGCAACGACGACATCCTGCGCAAAGCCGATAACCCGTTCTCCCCAGACGGCGGTCTGCGCCTGATGAAAGGCAACATCGGACGAGGCGTGATTAAAGTGTCCGCCGTGCGCGAAGGCTGCCGTATTATCGAAGCGCCCGCCATCGTGTTCAACGACCAGCGCGAAGTATTGGCCGCATTTGAACGTGGCGAGTTGGAACGCGATTTCGTCTGCGTCGTCCGCTACCAAGGCCCGCGCGCCAACGGTATGCCCGAATTGCACAAACTGACTCCGCCTTTGGGCATCCTGCAAGACCGCGGCTTTAAAGTGGCGTTGCTGACCGACGGCCGTATGTCCGGCGCGTCCGGCAAAGTTCCAGCCTCCATCCACATGACGCCCGAAGCCTTGATGGGCGGCAACATCGCCAAAATCCGTACCGGCGACTTGATCCGCTTCGACTCCGTTACCGGCGAACTCAACGTCCTGATTAACGAAGCAGAATGGAACGCCCGCGAAGTCGAACGCATCGACTTGAGCGCGAACCAACAAGGTTGCGGCCGCGAACTTTTCGCCAACTTCCGCAGCATGACCAGCAGCGCAGAAACCGGTGCCATGAGCTTCGGCGGCGAATTTGCCTAA
- the zwf gene encoding glucose-6-phosphate dehydrogenase, protein MSTQTNFDLVLFGATGDLAMRKLLPCLYQAHVAGLLHPEGRILGVSRSELDTAGFLAKVETNSKIHVKQNFSEEAWASFIQRLEYLKVDVTKKDDFIALGDLVKARKNTENVVIYLSTAPKFFAQACENLAEIGLNADNVRVVLEKPLGTDLASSQQINTDVARYFKEEQIYRIDHYLGKESLQNLLALRFANVMFEPLWNNKYIESVQLTIAEQLGVEERGEFYDITGALRDMVQNHLMQMLCMTAMEAPVSLDADAVRDEKVKVIKSLKPLTIESVNENVIRGQYVAANGMNGYLEEVDVPKDSFTETYVAIKAEIENERWKGVPFYLRTGKRMAGKVAEIVLNFRPLQNHIFDNSQPAPNRLVIELQPTESVRLYTQVKTPGAGNKVEVTPIGVDLGTAVEGRRAEAYERLLLDVINGKLALFNRRDELEAAWEYVMPILENWANNTTPPHAYEAHSWGPEAARALLARDGNKWHEEQ, encoded by the coding sequence ATGAGTACACAGACAAATTTTGATTTGGTGTTGTTTGGCGCGACCGGCGATTTGGCAATGCGTAAACTTTTGCCTTGCCTGTATCAGGCGCATGTAGCCGGTTTGCTTCATCCCGAAGGTCGTATTTTGGGCGTAAGCCGCAGCGAATTGGATACCGCCGGCTTTTTGGCCAAAGTGGAAACGAATTCTAAAATCCATGTCAAACAAAACTTCTCAGAAGAAGCGTGGGCATCGTTTATCCAACGTCTTGAGTATTTGAAGGTCGATGTGACAAAGAAAGACGACTTCATCGCTTTGGGCGACTTGGTAAAAGCACGCAAGAATACTGAAAATGTCGTGATCTACCTCTCAACTGCACCGAAATTCTTTGCGCAAGCCTGTGAAAACCTTGCTGAAATCGGTTTGAATGCCGATAACGTACGCGTGGTTTTGGAAAAACCGTTGGGTACGGACTTGGCCTCTTCCCAACAAATCAATACCGATGTCGCCCGTTATTTTAAAGAAGAACAAATCTACCGTATCGACCATTACTTGGGTAAAGAAAGCCTGCAAAACCTGCTGGCCTTGCGTTTTGCCAATGTGATGTTCGAGCCTTTGTGGAACAACAAATATATTGAAAGTGTACAGCTGACCATCGCCGAGCAGTTGGGCGTGGAAGAACGCGGTGAGTTTTACGACATTACCGGCGCATTGCGCGATATGGTGCAAAACCACTTGATGCAAATGCTTTGTATGACTGCGATGGAAGCTCCGGTGAGCTTGGATGCCGATGCCGTACGCGACGAGAAAGTGAAAGTCATCAAATCGCTGAAACCGCTGACCATCGAATCCGTCAACGAAAATGTTATTCGCGGCCAATATGTTGCAGCAAACGGCATGAACGGCTATTTGGAAGAAGTCGATGTACCGAAAGACAGTTTCACTGAAACCTATGTCGCCATCAAAGCCGAAATCGAAAACGAACGCTGGAAAGGTGTACCTTTCTACCTGCGTACCGGCAAACGCATGGCAGGCAAAGTAGCGGAAATCGTGTTGAACTTCCGTCCGCTGCAAAACCATATTTTTGACAACAGCCAACCTGCGCCGAATCGTTTGGTTATTGAACTACAACCGACCGAATCTGTCCGCCTTTACACTCAAGTGAAAACTCCGGGTGCAGGCAACAAAGTCGAAGTGACACCGATTGGCGTGGACTTGGGTACAGCCGTCGAAGGCCGCCGTGCCGAGGCTTATGAGCGTCTGCTGCTGGATGTGATTAACGGCAAACTCGCTTTGTTCAACCGTCGTGACGAACTCGAAGCCGCTTGGGAATATGTGATGCCGATTTTGGAAAACTGGGCGAACAATACAACGCCTCCACATGCTTACGAAGCCCATTCTTGGGGTCCTGAAGCTGCGCGCGCGCTGTTGGCCCGTGACGGCAACAAGTGGCACGAAGAGCAATAA
- a CDS encoding DUF4178 domain-containing protein, with protein sequence MEKTPFFKTDCPSCGAPVEAYSATAVTLVCGHCRSMLVARSGKGRSGYFVANSGRDSALLEDFSPLQIGTRGVFDDRKFTLIGRLQVHYDVGAWNEWYVLFDDGQTGWLSEVGDLYAMTCLLAQKRRRGPKNFKSVKAGSSSLVFNGQTFIASDVRTIHYRNTDAQGELPFNLSGNQATGEVCDWRRGNLFLTLDYSTFPMDSYSGRIVSLDSLRLENKRSDDEIRESAGCLKGEILSENCPHCGAPVHWPSGVTSFLLCQSCGSSLNTTKDTVVLMEANAQRKEQENLFTLSIGTKGRLNDTEYLIIGAVRFAEISSYNQNQSEYWTEYLLYNTQQGFAWLIESGKRWRLSETLQTWPDFDSSGNPAGEMLIDHYRGQVEAAAGAFYWKVKQGDLLHYKEYSGKKSYGRNVILCSEQSKDEIVWSKSSPVSYRQMRKAFGLSFDTKEMLSYWLKGDNRNVGSRDNVARIIAMLILIIVNLPAWLSPHLRSPVGIVVSLCALVWIWVSDRYKNDRDYEEERVGTIIFFAFIIFLTVLFNYVKAEDSDSSHSGSSYHGYSAGHK encoded by the coding sequence ATGGAAAAAACGCCTTTTTTTAAAACCGATTGCCCAAGCTGTGGTGCGCCTGTGGAGGCGTATTCCGCTACTGCCGTGACGCTGGTGTGTGGTCATTGCCGCAGTATGCTGGTTGCTAGAAGCGGTAAGGGGAGAAGCGGATATTTTGTTGCCAATTCAGGGCGTGATTCTGCGCTGCTGGAGGATTTCAGTCCGTTGCAGATTGGAACGAGAGGCGTTTTTGACGATCGGAAATTTACGCTGATTGGGCGATTGCAGGTGCATTACGATGTCGGCGCATGGAATGAATGGTATGTCTTGTTTGATGACGGGCAGACCGGCTGGCTTTCCGAGGTTGGCGATTTATATGCGATGACTTGTTTGCTTGCTCAGAAGAGGAGACGGGGGCCGAAAAATTTTAAGTCGGTGAAAGCCGGCTCCAGTTCGTTGGTCTTTAATGGCCAAACCTTTATTGCGTCAGACGTCCGCACCATACATTACCGTAATACTGATGCGCAAGGCGAATTGCCGTTCAATTTATCTGGGAATCAAGCGACAGGCGAGGTTTGCGACTGGCGACGCGGCAATTTGTTTTTGACCTTGGATTATTCGACTTTTCCAATGGACTCCTACTCCGGACGCATAGTCAGTTTGGACAGTTTGAGGCTGGAAAATAAGCGCAGTGATGATGAAATCCGTGAAAGTGCAGGCTGTCTGAAAGGAGAGATTCTTTCTGAAAACTGCCCGCATTGCGGCGCTCCTGTCCATTGGCCAAGTGGTGTTACTTCTTTCCTTTTGTGTCAGTCTTGCGGCAGCAGTTTGAACACGACAAAAGATACTGTTGTGTTGATGGAGGCAAATGCCCAAAGGAAAGAACAAGAAAACTTGTTTACACTTTCCATAGGTACGAAAGGCCGTCTGAACGATACAGAATATCTGATTATCGGGGCTGTAAGATTTGCCGAAATATCGTCCTATAACCAAAATCAGTCCGAATACTGGACGGAATATCTGCTTTATAACACTCAACAAGGGTTTGCCTGGCTGATTGAGTCTGGAAAACGCTGGCGGCTGTCAGAAACCTTACAAACATGGCCGGACTTTGATTCAAGTGGCAATCCTGCCGGTGAAATGTTGATTGATCATTACCGCGGGCAGGTCGAGGCAGCGGCTGGTGCTTTTTATTGGAAAGTCAAACAAGGCGATTTGCTTCATTACAAGGAATATAGCGGCAAGAAAAGTTATGGCCGGAATGTCATTCTGTGTTCTGAGCAGAGCAAGGATGAAATAGTCTGGAGTAAAAGCAGTCCTGTGTCTTACCGTCAAATGAGAAAGGCATTCGGCCTGTCTTTTGATACTAAGGAGATGCTCTCTTACTGGCTGAAGGGCGACAATAGAAATGTTGGGAGTAGAGATAATGTAGCCCGTATCATTGCTATGCTGATTCTTATCATCGTCAACCTTCCGGCCTGGCTGTCGCCGCATCTACGTAGTCCTGTCGGTATAGTGGTCAGTCTGTGTGCGTTGGTATGGATATGGGTTTCTGACAGATATAAAAACGATCGTGATTACGAAGAAGAACGGGTAGGGACGATTATTTTCTTTGCTTTCATCATTTTCCTTACCGTCTTGTTCAACTATGTCAAAGCTGAAGACAGCGACTCATCGCATTCCGGCAGCTCCTATCATGGTTATTCGGCAGGGCATAAATAA
- a CDS encoding glucokinase → MSTMHTEAYPRLVADIGGTNARFALETAPQVIEKAEVLPCKDYDTVVDAAKTYLERAGSPKVLHAAFAIANPILGDWVQMTNHHWAFSIETTRQALGFETLILLNDFTAQALAVTKTEKNDLVQIGGQKPIEFAPKAVIGPGTGLGVSGLVHSAAGWVALAGEGGHTSFPPFDDMEVLIWQYAKNKYGHVSAERFLSGAGLSLIYEALAKRDNIKQCRLKPSEITDKALSGTSPICRQTLDIFCAMLGTVASNLALSLGARGGVYLCGGIIPRVLDYFKTSPFRSRFENKGRFEAYLAAIPVYVVLSEFPGIVGAAVALDNHLNNV, encoded by the coding sequence ATGTCTACTATGCACACTGAAGCTTATCCTCGTTTGGTCGCCGATATCGGCGGTACGAATGCCCGTTTTGCGCTTGAAACTGCACCACAAGTGATTGAGAAGGCTGAAGTTTTACCTTGTAAAGATTACGATACCGTCGTTGATGCCGCCAAAACTTATTTGGAACGCGCAGGCAGCCCGAAAGTTTTGCACGCTGCCTTTGCGATTGCCAATCCGATTTTAGGCGATTGGGTGCAGATGACCAACCACCACTGGGCATTTTCCATCGAAACCACCCGTCAGGCTTTGGGTTTTGAAACGTTGATTCTGTTGAACGACTTTACCGCCCAGGCTTTGGCAGTGACCAAAACCGAAAAGAATGACTTGGTACAAATCGGCGGTCAAAAACCAATCGAATTTGCGCCTAAAGCCGTCATCGGCCCGGGTACCGGTTTGGGTGTCAGCGGTTTGGTGCACAGCGCTGCCGGCTGGGTGGCGTTGGCAGGCGAGGGCGGCCATACCAGTTTTCCGCCGTTTGACGATATGGAAGTGTTGATTTGGCAATACGCTAAAAACAAATATGGTCATGTTTCTGCCGAGCGTTTCTTGAGCGGCGCAGGCTTGAGCCTGATTTACGAGGCATTGGCCAAGCGCGACAACATCAAACAATGCCGTCTGAAGCCTTCTGAAATCACTGATAAGGCATTGAGCGGAACATCGCCGATTTGCCGTCAGACTTTGGATATTTTCTGCGCCATGTTGGGTACGGTTGCTTCCAATTTGGCTTTGTCATTGGGTGCGCGCGGCGGCGTGTATTTGTGTGGCGGCATTATCCCGCGCGTGTTGGATTACTTTAAAACGTCTCCATTCCGCAGCCGCTTTGAAAACAAAGGCCGCTTTGAAGCTTATCTTGCCGCCATTCCCGTGTATGTCGTATTGAGCGAGTTTCCGGGCATCGTCGGCGCAGCGGTCGCATTAGACAATCATTTAAATAACGTTTAG
- the speD gene encoding adenosylmethionine decarboxylase, with the protein MTHMPGNHGLLDLYGCDEAILKDEGRLKTALMAAAQAAEATILTEHFHTFGGAGGVTGVLLLAESHISIHTWPEHRFVAIDAFICGGMKLEKVKEVLCRELAAERAVWTVAQRGEGILDDI; encoded by the coding sequence ATGACCCACATGCCCGGTAATCATGGCCTATTGGACTTATATGGCTGCGATGAAGCCATCTTAAAAGATGAAGGCCGTCTGAAAACCGCTTTGATGGCTGCTGCACAGGCCGCAGAAGCCACCATATTGACCGAACACTTCCATACCTTCGGCGGCGCAGGCGGCGTAACCGGTGTTTTGCTGCTTGCCGAGTCCCATATCAGTATCCACACTTGGCCGGAACACCGCTTCGTCGCCATTGACGCATTTATCTGCGGTGGCATGAAATTGGAAAAAGTGAAGGAAGTGTTGTGCAGGGAGTTGGCGGCGGAAAGGGCTGTTTGGACGGTTGCGCAACGTGGCGAAGGTATACTGGACGATATATAA
- a CDS encoding bifunctional 4-hydroxy-2-oxoglutarate aldolase/2-dehydro-3-deoxy-phosphogluconate aldolase, with protein MSKLTPREILTAGAVVPVMAIDDLSTAVDLSHALVEGGIPTLEITLRTPVGLDAIRLIAKEVPNAIVGAGTVTNPEQLKAVEDAGAVFAISPGLHESLAKASHNSGIPLIPGVATPGEVQLALEHGIDTLKLFPAEVVGGKAMLKALYGPYADVRFCPTGGISLATAPEYLALPNVLCVGGSWLTPKEAIKNKDWDTITRLAREAAALKPKA; from the coding sequence ATGTCTAAACTGACCCCTCGTGAAATTCTGACTGCCGGCGCAGTTGTGCCGGTAATGGCGATTGACGACTTGAGTACTGCCGTCGATTTATCCCATGCCCTTGTCGAAGGTGGCATTCCCACCCTCGAAATCACCCTGCGCACCCCTGTCGGCCTCGACGCCATCCGTCTGATTGCCAAAGAAGTGCCCAACGCCATCGTCGGCGCGGGTACGGTAACCAATCCCGAGCAGCTCAAAGCCGTCGAAGACGCAGGCGCGGTTTTCGCTATCAGCCCGGGTTTGCACGAATCCCTCGCCAAAGCCAGCCACAACAGCGGCATCCCCCTGATTCCCGGCGTTGCCACTCCGGGCGAAGTCCAACTGGCTTTGGAACACGGCATCGATACACTCAAACTCTTCCCTGCCGAAGTCGTCGGTGGCAAAGCCATGCTCAAGGCCCTGTACGGCCCTTACGCCGACGTGCGCTTCTGCCCGACCGGCGGCATCAGCCTGGCAACTGCTCCCGAATACTTGGCACTGCCTAATGTCTTGTGCGTCGGCGGCTCATGGCTGACTCCGAAAGAAGCCATCAAAAACAAAGACTGGGATACCATCACCCGTCTGGCTCGCGAAGCTGCCGCTTTGAAACCAAAAGCCTAA